A single region of the Pontibacter kalidii genome encodes:
- a CDS encoding 2-isopropylmalate synthase codes for MSVQKIQIFDTTLRDGEQVPGCKLNTQEKLVIARQLELLGVDVIEAGFPISSPGDFEAVKAIAKQTKESTVCGLSRAVENDIRTAAEALKGARRPRIHTGIGTSDLHVRYKLRTTQEEVMSRAVEAVKLAKSFVEDVEFYAEDAGRTDNEFLARVCELAVKAGATVLNIPDTTGYCLPEEYGAKIKYLYEHVKGIENVCLSTHCHNDLGLATANSIAGVVNGARQIECTINGVGERAGNTALEEVVMILRQHPYLNLTTGVNSKLLTETSTLVSHMMRMPVQPNKAIVGANAFSHSSGIHQDGVIKHRETYEIIDPRDVGVDSSSIVLTARSGRAALAYRLQKLGYNFDKETLDKAYGSFLKVADEKKEVRDTDLHVLVEKQNLVTAG; via the coding sequence ATGTCTGTTCAGAAAATACAAATATTTGATACCACCTTACGGGACGGGGAGCAGGTGCCGGGCTGTAAACTCAACACGCAGGAAAAGCTAGTCATTGCCAGACAACTGGAGCTTTTGGGTGTGGACGTTATCGAGGCTGGTTTTCCTATATCCAGCCCCGGCGACTTTGAAGCTGTGAAGGCTATCGCAAAACAGACAAAGGAGTCTACCGTCTGTGGTTTATCCAGGGCTGTGGAGAATGACATTCGCACGGCTGCCGAAGCACTCAAGGGGGCGCGCCGGCCCAGAATCCACACGGGTATCGGCACTTCCGACCTGCATGTGCGCTACAAGTTACGCACTACCCAGGAAGAAGTCATGTCCAGAGCTGTGGAGGCGGTAAAACTGGCAAAGAGTTTTGTGGAAGATGTAGAGTTTTATGCCGAGGATGCCGGAAGAACGGATAACGAGTTTCTGGCCAGGGTATGTGAACTGGCGGTGAAGGCGGGCGCAACGGTGCTCAACATCCCGGATACCACCGGCTATTGCCTGCCGGAGGAGTACGGTGCCAAGATAAAGTACCTTTACGAGCATGTGAAGGGCATTGAAAATGTTTGCCTCTCCACACACTGCCACAACGACCTGGGGCTGGCCACGGCCAACTCCATTGCCGGCGTGGTAAACGGTGCCAGACAGATAGAGTGCACCATAAACGGAGTAGGGGAGCGTGCCGGGAATACTGCCCTTGAAGAGGTTGTGATGATCCTGCGCCAGCATCCGTACCTGAACCTGACCACCGGCGTAAATAGCAAGTTGCTCACGGAGACATCTACGCTCGTCTCGCACATGATGCGGATGCCGGTACAGCCTAACAAGGCTATTGTGGGCGCCAATGCCTTCTCGCACTCCAGCGGCATACATCAAGACGGTGTGATCAAGCACCGCGAAACGTATGAGATCATCGACCCGCGGGATGTGGGGGTAGACAGCTCCTCGATTGTATTGACCGCCCGCTCAGGCCGCGCCGCCCTGGCTTACCGACTGCAGAAGCTAGGCTATAATTTCGATAAAGAGACGCTGGATAAAGCCTATGGCTCGTTTCTGAAAGTGGCCGATGAAAAGAAGGAGGTGCGGGACACAGACCTTCATGTGTTGGTAGAGAAGCAAAATCTAGTGACAGCAGGCTGA
- the leuD gene encoding 3-isopropylmalate dehydratase small subunit produces MEKFNVLHSTAVPLPIENIDTDQIIPARFLKATSREGFGENLFRDWRYDSSGQPNKKFVLNDSRFQGQVLVAGKNFGCGSSREHAAWALFDAGFKVVISSYFADIFRGNALNNGLLPLQVEDSVLERLLKQIEEDPGTEFIIDLPAEQLYVPAWEQRIPFEIDSYKKECLLNGYDDIDYLVSQKEAIEAFEKNRVWVY; encoded by the coding sequence ATGGAAAAGTTTAACGTGCTCCATTCGACGGCCGTGCCGTTACCGATAGAGAACATCGATACAGACCAAATCATACCTGCCCGCTTCCTGAAAGCCACCTCCCGGGAGGGCTTTGGAGAGAACCTGTTCCGGGACTGGCGCTACGACAGTAGCGGGCAACCTAATAAGAAATTCGTGCTGAATGATTCACGGTTCCAGGGACAGGTCCTGGTGGCAGGGAAGAACTTTGGTTGTGGCTCCAGCAGGGAGCATGCTGCGTGGGCCTTGTTCGATGCTGGCTTTAAGGTGGTCATCTCCAGTTATTTTGCTGACATCTTCCGGGGCAACGCATTGAATAACGGGCTTCTGCCGCTACAGGTGGAGGATTCGGTACTGGAGCGGCTCCTGAAGCAGATCGAAGAAGACCCCGGGACAGAGTTTATCATCGACCTGCCCGCTGAGCAACTGTATGTGCCGGCATGGGAGCAGCGCATTCCGTTTGAGATCGACTCTTATAAAAAAGAGTGCCTGCTGAACGGTTATGATGACATTGATTATTTAGTAAGTCAGAAGGAGGCGATTGAAGCCTTCGAAAAAAACAGAGTATGGGTATATTAA
- the leuC gene encoding 3-isopropylmalate dehydratase large subunit, with amino-acid sequence MKKKTLFDKVWDAHVVRSLPGGQDVFYIDKHLIHEVTSPQAFEELENRGLSLFRRNQIVATADHNVPTRNQHLPIQEPLSRSQVDRLTENCEKHGVSLYGLGHPYQGIVHVIGPELGITQPGMTMVCGDSHTSTHGAFGAIAFGIGTSQVAQVMASQCLLLSRPKRMRITVEGDLRPGVTAKDLILFIIASLGTGGATGYFVEYAGSAIRSLSMEGRMTVCNMSIEMGARGGMIAPDETTFSYLKDRPFAPQGEQWEKAVAYWETLYSDEDAQFEVEYHFNAASVTPMITYGTNPGMGISLNASVPQKVKASEQASFEKSLQYMGFAPGESLLGKPVDYVFIGSCTNSRIEDLRLVANYVQGKKKASHVEAIVVPGSKQVEEQAKAEGLDKILAEAGFELREPGCSACLAMNEDKIPAGAYCVSTSNRNFEGRQGPGSRTLLASPLVAAVSAVEGKITDISQYLS; translated from the coding sequence ATGAAAAAAAAGACCTTATTCGATAAAGTATGGGACGCCCATGTGGTGCGATCCTTACCGGGGGGGCAGGACGTGTTCTATATCGACAAGCACCTGATCCATGAGGTGACCAGCCCGCAAGCCTTTGAGGAGCTGGAGAACCGGGGCCTTTCCCTGTTCCGCCGAAACCAGATAGTGGCCACCGCTGACCATAACGTACCGACCAGGAACCAGCACCTCCCGATCCAGGAGCCGCTCTCACGCTCTCAGGTTGACAGGCTGACGGAAAACTGCGAGAAGCATGGAGTATCGCTCTATGGCCTGGGCCACCCGTATCAGGGCATTGTGCACGTGATCGGACCTGAGCTTGGCATTACCCAGCCGGGTATGACCATGGTCTGCGGCGACAGCCATACTTCTACCCATGGTGCCTTTGGGGCGATTGCCTTCGGAATTGGTACGAGCCAGGTAGCGCAGGTGATGGCCTCGCAGTGCCTGCTCCTATCACGGCCAAAGCGCATGCGCATTACCGTGGAGGGTGACCTCAGGCCCGGCGTAACGGCCAAAGATCTGATCCTCTTCATTATCGCATCGCTCGGAACAGGCGGAGCCACAGGCTATTTCGTAGAGTATGCGGGAAGTGCCATCCGCTCTCTCAGCATGGAAGGACGTATGACGGTCTGCAACATGAGCATTGAGATGGGCGCGCGTGGCGGTATGATAGCCCCGGACGAGACAACCTTTTCTTACCTGAAGGACCGCCCTTTTGCCCCGCAAGGGGAGCAATGGGAAAAGGCTGTAGCCTATTGGGAAACGCTATACTCTGATGAAGACGCGCAATTCGAAGTGGAGTACCATTTCAATGCTGCCTCCGTCACCCCCATGATCACCTATGGCACCAATCCGGGTATGGGTATTTCCTTGAACGCAAGTGTTCCTCAAAAGGTGAAAGCCAGTGAGCAGGCAAGCTTCGAGAAGTCGCTGCAGTACATGGGCTTCGCGCCCGGAGAGTCCCTTTTAGGAAAGCCTGTGGATTATGTATTTATTGGCAGCTGTACCAACTCCCGGATCGAGGATCTTCGGCTGGTGGCAAACTACGTGCAGGGCAAGAAGAAAGCCAGCCACGTGGAGGCCATCGTCGTTCCTGGCTCCAAGCAGGTGGAGGAGCAGGCGAAAGCCGAGGGGCTGGACAAAATTCTGGCAGAGGCCGGTTTTGAGTTGCGGGAGCCCGGGTGCAGTGCCTGCCTGGCGATGAACGAAGACAAGATCCCTGCAGGGGCTTACTGTGTCTCCACCTCTAACCGCAATTTCGAGGGGCGTCAGGGGCCAGGGTCCAGAACCTTGCTCGCCAGCCCACTGGTAGCAGCGGTATCAGCGGTGGAAGGAAAGATTACGGACATATCTCAATACTTGAGCTAA
- a CDS encoding M16 family metallopeptidase yields MKKLLTLSLSVLLAMSASMAQAQKQTPPEGGSPQNFNLPAKQEFTLPNGLEATLVPYGEIPKVTISMIVQAGNVHEQANENGLADITGKLMEEGTATKNAKQIAEEVASMGGSLSISIGPNQTYISGDALSEFGPELVRLMADLLKEPAFPESELERVKNDFKRQMNLSRAQPGTQAYMKYNKALYGDHPYGRDLPTDKEIDSYTLEQVKDFYQKQFGARRTDVYVAGKFDEASMKEAITASLSDWTEGPAPAIPVAKPVTKSDMIVVDRPGAPQSTIIIGLPVVDPSHPDYMALRVTNSLLGGSFGSRITRNIREDKGYTYSPSSSLAAKYKVGDWSEQADVTTEHTGNSLKEIVYEIEKLRSEPPSEEELKGIKNYEAGLFVLRNSTPGGIIGQLSFLDLHDLPETFLTNQVQAIHAVTPQKVQQTANTYLRPKDMTLVVVGDKKQIDKQLKKFQEDLKKAPVTQ; encoded by the coding sequence ATGAAAAAGCTACTGACACTATCGCTGAGCGTGCTCCTGGCCATGAGCGCAAGTATGGCCCAGGCGCAAAAGCAAACGCCCCCGGAAGGCGGGTCGCCTCAGAACTTTAACCTGCCTGCCAAGCAGGAGTTCACCTTACCAAATGGCCTGGAGGCAACCCTGGTGCCCTACGGTGAGATCCCGAAGGTAACCATAAGTATGATTGTGCAGGCCGGCAACGTGCACGAGCAGGCAAACGAGAACGGCCTGGCCGACATAACCGGTAAGCTGATGGAGGAAGGGACCGCCACCAAAAATGCCAAACAGATTGCCGAAGAAGTGGCAAGTATGGGTGGCTCGCTGAGCATCAGCATCGGCCCTAATCAGACCTACATCAGCGGAGATGCACTCTCTGAGTTCGGCCCGGAACTGGTACGGCTAATGGCTGACCTCCTGAAGGAGCCGGCCTTCCCGGAATCGGAGCTGGAGCGGGTAAAGAATGACTTCAAGCGGCAGATGAACCTGTCCAGGGCGCAGCCGGGCACGCAGGCGTACATGAAGTATAACAAGGCCCTTTACGGCGACCACCCCTATGGCCGCGACCTGCCCACCGACAAGGAGATAGACTCCTATACCTTGGAGCAGGTAAAGGATTTTTACCAGAAGCAGTTCGGAGCCAGGCGCACCGATGTATACGTGGCCGGAAAGTTTGACGAGGCTTCTATGAAAGAGGCGATCACCGCATCGCTGAGCGACTGGACAGAAGGCCCTGCCCCCGCCATACCTGTAGCCAAGCCCGTTACTAAAAGCGATATGATCGTGGTGGACCGCCCGGGAGCCCCGCAGTCCACCATCATCATTGGGTTGCCGGTAGTAGACCCCTCGCACCCGGATTACATGGCCCTGCGCGTTACCAACTCCCTGCTGGGTGGCTCCTTCGGCTCCCGCATCACCCGCAACATCCGCGAAGACAAAGGCTATACTTACTCTCCCTCCAGCTCGTTAGCTGCCAAGTATAAAGTCGGCGACTGGTCGGAGCAGGCCGATGTGACGACCGAGCACACGGGCAACTCCCTCAAAGAGATCGTTTACGAGATCGAAAAGCTCCGGAGTGAGCCGCCATCTGAGGAGGAGCTGAAGGGGATCAAGAACTATGAGGCCGGGCTTTTCGTGCTTCGCAACTCTACCCCCGGCGGCATTATCGGCCAGCTCAGCTTCCTGGACCTGCATGATTTGCCGGAGACCTTCCTGACCAACCAGGTTCAAGCCATACATGCTGTCACACCGCAGAAAGTGCAGCAAACGGCCAACACCTACCTCCGCCCCAAGGACATGACGCTTGTGGTGGTGGGGGATAAAAAACAGATTGACAAGCAGCTGAAGAAGTTTCAGGAAGACCTGAAAAAGGCACCCGTCACGCAATAA
- the pcaF gene encoding 3-oxoadipyl-CoA thiolase produces MSKEAYIIDGIRTPIGNFGGALSAVRTDDLAAMVIKELIDRNPNIPKEVIDDVILGCHNQAGEDNRNVARMAALLAGLPVTVPGETVNRLCASGMSAIIHAARAIKAGDGDVFVAGGVEHMTRGPLVVSKPSKAFGTDSKMEDSSFGWRFVNPKMEEMYGVDPMGITAENLAEKYEITREDQDLFAYHSQSKAAMAQENGTLAEEIMPVRIPQRKGEPVVVSKDEFVRPNTTVETLAKLRPAFKKDGTVTAGNASGLNDGAAATYVVSGEAVEKFNLKPLARIVSSAVVGVEPRIMGIGPVPATEKALERAGLSLSDISVIELNEAFAAQSLACTRALGLADDDARVNMNGGAVALGHPLGMSGTRIAYSAALSLQRLQKRYALATMCVGVGQGYAVILERV; encoded by the coding sequence ATGAGCAAAGAAGCCTATATCATAGACGGCATCAGGACCCCGATCGGGAACTTTGGCGGCGCCCTTTCGGCCGTCCGCACCGACGACCTGGCGGCAATGGTGATCAAAGAACTCATTGACCGCAACCCCAACATTCCGAAGGAAGTGATAGACGATGTTATACTTGGCTGCCACAACCAGGCAGGGGAGGACAACCGCAATGTGGCGCGCATGGCGGCGTTGCTGGCCGGCCTGCCGGTTACAGTGCCTGGCGAGACCGTGAACCGCTTATGCGCCTCGGGCATGTCGGCGATAATACATGCGGCCCGCGCCATAAAGGCCGGAGATGGCGACGTATTCGTTGCCGGGGGCGTGGAGCATATGACGCGCGGCCCACTGGTTGTCTCAAAGCCTTCCAAAGCCTTTGGCACTGATTCGAAGATGGAGGACTCCAGTTTTGGCTGGCGCTTCGTGAACCCGAAGATGGAGGAAATGTACGGTGTGGACCCGATGGGCATCACGGCCGAGAACCTGGCGGAGAAGTACGAGATTACGCGCGAGGACCAGGACCTGTTTGCCTACCATTCCCAGAGCAAGGCAGCGATGGCGCAGGAGAACGGCACCTTGGCGGAGGAGATCATGCCGGTGCGTATACCGCAGCGCAAGGGAGAGCCGGTGGTGGTGAGCAAGGATGAGTTTGTGCGCCCGAACACCACCGTGGAAACGCTGGCGAAGCTGCGCCCGGCCTTTAAGAAAGACGGAACGGTGACGGCAGGCAATGCCTCCGGGCTCAACGACGGCGCGGCCGCTACTTATGTGGTGTCGGGGGAGGCGGTAGAGAAGTTTAACCTGAAGCCGCTGGCCAGAATCGTGAGTTCTGCGGTGGTGGGAGTGGAGCCGCGCATCATGGGTATCGGGCCGGTACCGGCTACCGAGAAAGCGCTGGAGAGAGCGGGCCTGAGCCTTTCAGACATCAGTGTGATAGAGCTGAATGAGGCATTTGCGGCGCAAAGCCTGGCCTGCACCCGAGCATTGGGGCTGGCAGACGATGACGCGCGGGTTAACATGAACGGGGGCGCTGTTGCCCTTGGCCATCCGCTGGGCATGTCCGGCACGCGCATTGCGTACAGCGCCGCCTTATCGCTGCAGCGCCTGCAGAAACGCTATGCCCTGGCTACCATGTGCGTGGGCGTAGGGCAGGGCTATGCTGTTATCCTGGAGAGGGTATAA
- a CDS encoding serine hydrolase domain-containing protein, whose amino-acid sequence MKHVLQKFFSSLLLFFLVAVSTYGQVQKAEEAIQAIMQKHDVVGLSVAVVKKGELAYVNAFGLKDVETGTKLSPDDIFRIASISKSFSATAIMQLVEAGKLSLEDDMSKLVGFKVRNPKYPETPITLKMVLSHTSSINDSQGYFTLDAINPAKNPDWAQCYNAYEPGKGYEYCNLNFNMVGTIIEKMSGERFDQYVKQHILDPLGLYGGYAVDSLDASLFTTLYAYDPLTGQFTPSPSAYAPRREEIRNYVMGYSTPVFSPTGGMKLSAPDLARYMTMHMQQGKYKGTRIISKKSARAMQQQIAQNGYGLALMTESNLIPGKTLKGHTGSAYGLYSAMFFHPKEKFGIVVITNGCSAPESDELNKVIVETVNSLYQTIVK is encoded by the coding sequence ATGAAACACGTTCTCCAGAAATTCTTCAGTTCCCTTCTCCTCTTCTTCTTAGTTGCGGTAAGTACTTATGGTCAGGTGCAGAAAGCCGAAGAGGCAATACAGGCCATCATGCAGAAGCACGATGTGGTGGGCCTTTCCGTTGCCGTCGTGAAAAAAGGAGAATTAGCCTACGTAAACGCTTTTGGGTTGAAGGACGTGGAGACGGGCACGAAGCTTTCCCCGGACGACATCTTTCGGATAGCCTCCATCTCCAAATCTTTCTCTGCCACCGCTATCATGCAATTGGTGGAGGCCGGCAAGCTTTCGCTGGAAGATGACATGAGTAAACTGGTGGGATTCAAGGTAAGAAACCCGAAGTATCCCGAGACGCCCATCACGCTAAAAATGGTGCTGTCTCATACCTCCAGCATAAACGACAGCCAGGGCTACTTTACGCTGGATGCTATTAACCCCGCCAAAAACCCGGACTGGGCCCAGTGCTATAATGCCTATGAGCCCGGCAAAGGCTACGAGTACTGCAACCTGAATTTCAACATGGTGGGCACCATCATCGAGAAGATGTCGGGAGAGCGTTTCGACCAGTATGTAAAGCAGCACATTCTGGACCCTTTGGGCTTGTACGGCGGCTATGCGGTTGATTCGCTGGATGCTTCCCTTTTTACCACCCTGTACGCCTATGATCCCCTCACGGGCCAGTTCACTCCGTCGCCCTCTGCTTATGCTCCGCGTAGGGAGGAGATCCGGAACTATGTCATGGGCTACAGTACGCCTGTATTCTCCCCGACAGGGGGCATGAAGCTCTCCGCTCCGGACCTGGCCAGGTACATGACGATGCACATGCAGCAAGGCAAGTATAAGGGAACTCGCATCATCTCAAAGAAGAGCGCCAGGGCAATGCAGCAACAGATTGCCCAAAACGGTTACGGGCTGGCGCTTATGACGGAAAGCAACCTAATCCCCGGCAAAACCCTAAAGGGGCACACAGGCTCTGCCTATGGCCTCTACAGTGCTATGTTCTTTCACCCGAAGGAGAAATTCGGGATCGTTGTCATCACAAACGGTTGCAGCGCCCCGGAGTCTGATGAGCTCAACAAAGTAATTGTAGAAACAGTCAACAGCCTGTATCAAACTATAGTTAAGTAA
- a CDS encoding M16 family metallopeptidase: MHSNYEKVRTRKYRLLPLVFGMGLVLASCSQKTTAPTAETTAATQTTEAVEATAPPAFEVPVEYYTLDNGLKVVLSPDKTAPIVTVAVYYNIGFRIEPKDRTGFAHLFEHMMFQGSENLGKMEFIQLVQKNGGILNGSTRFDYTNYFEIVPAHKLETMLWAEADRMKGLNITQENLTNQQGVVKNEVKVNVLNQPYGGFPWLDMPQYANKNWYNAHNFYGDLEDLDAASLEDVQSFFKTYYSPNNAALVVVGDFEQAQAKQWIEQYFGGIASANLPEPANLTEPRQEREQRFTKDDKLANKPALAFAYHMPERNTPAYYAMGLLDQILLQGDDSRLHQALVQDRGYTGSVSGGINAYLGNMYNYNGPMLWMGDLVYDKDVAADSIINVLDHEIARLQQNGITQEQLDLALVKIRSSLYDQVSQLYGFGKADLLASFALFDDNPARINELEEEFRKVTPELMQQTIQEYLRPTNRTILVINPQAQI, encoded by the coding sequence ATGCATAGTAACTATGAAAAAGTAAGAACCCGGAAATACCGGCTGTTGCCGCTGGTGTTTGGCATGGGGCTGGTGCTGGCTTCGTGTAGCCAGAAAACCACGGCTCCGACAGCAGAAACCACCGCCGCCACGCAAACCACCGAGGCCGTGGAAGCTACTGCGCCCCCTGCGTTTGAGGTGCCGGTAGAATACTACACGCTGGACAATGGCCTGAAAGTGGTGCTCTCGCCCGACAAGACGGCGCCCATCGTTACCGTAGCCGTGTACTACAATATCGGCTTCAGGATTGAGCCCAAGGACCGCACCGGATTTGCTCACCTGTTCGAGCACATGATGTTCCAGGGATCGGAGAACCTGGGCAAGATGGAGTTTATTCAACTGGTGCAGAAAAACGGCGGCATCCTGAACGGCAGCACGCGCTTCGACTATACCAACTACTTCGAGATCGTGCCGGCGCACAAGCTGGAGACCATGCTCTGGGCCGAGGCCGACCGCATGAAAGGCCTGAACATCACGCAGGAAAACCTGACAAACCAACAGGGCGTGGTAAAAAACGAGGTGAAGGTGAACGTGCTCAACCAGCCTTACGGCGGTTTCCCGTGGCTCGATATGCCGCAGTACGCCAACAAGAACTGGTATAATGCCCACAACTTCTACGGTGATCTGGAGGACCTCGACGCTGCCAGCCTGGAAGATGTGCAATCGTTCTTCAAGACGTACTATTCTCCGAACAACGCAGCCCTGGTGGTAGTCGGTGATTTTGAGCAGGCCCAGGCAAAGCAGTGGATAGAACAATATTTTGGCGGCATTGCCTCCGCGAACCTACCCGAACCGGCCAACCTGACCGAGCCGCGCCAGGAGAGAGAGCAGCGCTTTACCAAGGACGACAAACTAGCTAACAAACCGGCACTGGCCTTTGCTTACCACATGCCCGAGCGCAACACGCCTGCCTACTATGCCATGGGCCTGCTGGACCAGATACTGCTGCAGGGCGACGATAGCCGCCTGCACCAGGCACTGGTGCAGGACCGGGGCTACACCGGCTCTGTGAGTGGCGGCATTAACGCCTATCTGGGCAATATGTACAACTACAACGGCCCGATGCTGTGGATGGGCGACCTGGTCTATGACAAAGACGTGGCCGCTGACTCCATCATCAACGTGCTGGACCATGAGATCGCTAGGCTACAGCAAAACGGCATTACGCAGGAGCAACTTGACCTGGCCCTGGTTAAAATACGCTCCTCCCTCTACGACCAGGTAAGCCAGCTCTACGGCTTCGGCAAGGCTGACCTGCTGGCGAGCTTCGCGCTGTTCGATGATAATCCAGCACGCATAAACGAGCTGGAGGAAGAGTTCAGGAAGGTGACACCGGAGCTGATGCAGCAAACTATTCAAGAGTACCTGCGACCTACAAACCGCACCATTCTAGTTATAAACCCACAGGCACAGATATAA
- the leuB gene encoding 3-isopropylmalate dehydrogenase: MGILNKKIVVLAGDGIGPEVCQEAIRVLKAVGERFGHEFSFDMQLMGACAIDATGEPLPDKTLEACFQSDAILLGAIGDPKYDNNPAAKVRPEQGLLKLRKSLGLYANIRPVKAYEALLPQSPLKEERIKGADMLFFRELTGGIYFGEKGRLADSAYDHCTYSRYEIARVAHLAFQAAQNRRRKLTLVDKANVLETSRLWREVVQEVSASYPDVAVDYLFVDNAAMQLILKPSQFDVILTENMFGDILSDEASVIAGSLGMLPSSSVGEEAALFEPIHGSYPQAKGKNIANPIAMILSGAMMLEHFGLYQEASLVHYAVQEALDKKILTQDLIAPTLAYSTEQVGAFIVSCVLGGVLEGLHKENVQVGMSTLI; the protein is encoded by the coding sequence ATGGGTATATTAAATAAAAAGATTGTAGTGCTGGCCGGGGATGGTATAGGGCCGGAAGTATGCCAGGAAGCCATCAGGGTTCTGAAAGCAGTAGGAGAGCGGTTCGGGCATGAATTCTCGTTCGACATGCAGCTGATGGGTGCCTGCGCCATTGACGCTACCGGAGAGCCGCTACCTGACAAGACGCTGGAGGCTTGCTTTCAGTCGGATGCTATACTTTTAGGAGCGATCGGAGACCCCAAGTATGACAACAACCCCGCCGCCAAGGTACGGCCGGAGCAAGGCCTGCTAAAGCTTAGAAAATCGCTTGGCCTTTACGCCAACATTCGTCCTGTAAAAGCCTATGAGGCACTGCTGCCGCAATCTCCCCTGAAGGAAGAGCGCATCAAGGGTGCCGATATGCTGTTCTTCCGGGAACTTACCGGTGGCATATACTTCGGGGAGAAAGGCCGCCTGGCTGACAGTGCTTACGACCACTGCACGTACAGCAGGTATGAGATAGCACGCGTAGCCCATCTTGCCTTCCAGGCCGCTCAGAACCGCCGCCGTAAGCTTACCCTGGTGGATAAGGCTAATGTGCTGGAAACCTCCAGGCTATGGCGGGAGGTAGTGCAGGAGGTTAGTGCTTCCTACCCTGACGTAGCCGTTGATTATCTGTTTGTCGACAATGCGGCCATGCAGCTAATTCTTAAGCCCAGCCAATTCGATGTAATCCTGACTGAGAACATGTTCGGGGATATTTTATCTGACGAGGCCTCTGTGATCGCAGGCTCGCTGGGTATGCTGCCTTCTTCCTCTGTTGGAGAAGAGGCTGCACTGTTTGAGCCAATCCATGGTTCCTACCCGCAGGCCAAGGGCAAGAACATAGCCAACCCTATTGCTATGATTCTTTCCGGGGCGATGATGCTGGAACACTTTGGTTTGTACCAGGAGGCAAGCCTGGTGCATTATGCGGTACAAGAGGCGTTGGACAAAAAGATTCTGACACAGGATCTGATAGCCCCGACTTTGGCCTATTCGACGGAGCAGGTAGGAGCCTTCATCGTGTCCTGTGTGCTGGGCGGTGTTTTGGAAGGCCTGCATAAAGAAAATGTTCAGGTTGGCATGAGTACCCTGATTTAG